Sequence from the Ornithinimicrobium humiphilum genome:
GACCGAGTTCGACTCCCTGCGCGACTACGTCGAGGGCGACGACGTCCGCTCCATCGACTGGCGCGCGACGGCCCGGCGCCAGCACGTCGTCGTCCGCACCTGGCAGCCCGAGCGCGACCGCCGCGTGGTCCTCGTGCTCGACACCTCGCGGACCAGCGCGGCACGGGTCGGCGACGAGCCACGCCTCGACGCCGCCATGGACGCCGCGCTGCTCCTCGCCGCGCTGGCCGAGCGGGCGGGCGACCGCGTCGACCTGCTCGCCGGCGACCGCGTCGTGCGCGCCCGCTCGGGCTCGGCGACCGGGCGCGCCGGTGGACCGGGTGGCCTGCTGCACGACATGGTGACCGCGATGGCCCCCCTCGAGCCGCGGCTCGTCGAGGCCGACTGGACCGCCCTGGCCTCGGCCGTCGCCACCGTTGCGGACCGGCGCGCGCTGGTCGTGCTGCTCACCCCGCTCGAGCCGGCCGCCGTCGAGGAGGGCCTGCTGCCGGTGCTCCCCACCCTGACGGCCCACCACCGCGTGGTCGTGGCCTCGGTCGCCGACCCCGCGCTCGAGGCGCTGGGCACCGACCTGTCCTCGATCGAGGCGGTCTACGACGCGGCCGCGGCCGAGCGCACCGCCGAGCTGCGGCGCCGCACCGCCCAGGGGCTCCGCACGCTCGGCGTCACCGTCGTCGACGAGCCCCCGGAGCGCCTGCCGGTGGCGCTGACCGACCACTACCTCGCGCTCAAGGCCCAGGGTCTGCTCTGAGGCTCCCAGGCCGCCGGACTACCATCGAGCGGTGTTCGCGTCCTCGGCCGGTGGTCCCCCTCCCAGCTCGACCGCCAGCACCAGGCACCCGCAGCCGGAGGACCTGACCCGTTTCGCGTGGCTGTCGATCGCCGCCGCGCTGGTCACGATCGGGCTGAAGTCGAGCGCCTGGCTGATGACCGGATCGGTCGGTCTCCTCTCCGACGCGGCCGAGTCGCTGGTCAACCTCGTCGCCGCCGTCGTGGCCCTCGTCGCGCTGCGCGTCGCGCTCCGCCCGCCGGACGCCAACCACCACTTCGGGCACAGCAAGGCCGAGTACTTCTCCGCCGCCGTCGAGGGTCTGATGATCTTCATCGCCGCGGCGCTCATCCTCATGACCTCGGTCCAGCGCTTCCTCGACCCCCAGCCGCTGGAGAACCTCGGGATCGGCCTCGCCGTCTCGGTCCTGGCCTCGGTGGTCAACGGCACCGTCGCCTGGATCCTCATCCGCGCCGGTCGCAAGCACCGCTCCATCGTGCTCACCGCCGACGGCCGCCACCTGCTCACCGACGTGTGGACCTCCGTCGGTGTCGTGGCGGGCGTCGGCCTGGTCTGGCTCACCGGCTGGGACCGCCTGGACCCGATCGTCGCCTTCGCCGTCGGCCTCAACATCCTCGTAACGGGATGGAACCTCATCCGCTCCTCCACCGCCGGTCTCATGGACGTGAGCCTGCCCAAGGAGGACAACGACAGGATCCGCGAGATCCTCGAGGGCTGGACCTCCGAGGAGGTG
This genomic interval carries:
- a CDS encoding DUF58 domain-containing protein, producing MVLRRPVVALVLLGVVPALLWPAAAGSAVALWLLGVVLLVAVDVLLTPSPRSVRIARSPDPRTRLHEPVTTTLTVTSGARRPVRGELRDAWVPSAGAVEERHTLDLPPGERRRLSTVLVPSRRGDRPAAGVTVRLHGPLGLAGRQRTIEVPGVVRSLPPFRSRRHLPSRLARLRQLDGRSAVRTRGQGTEFDSLRDYVEGDDVRSIDWRATARRQHVVVRTWQPERDRRVVLVLDTSRTSAARVGDEPRLDAAMDAALLLAALAERAGDRVDLLAGDRVVRARSGSATGRAGGPGGLLHDMVTAMAPLEPRLVEADWTALASAVATVADRRALVVLLTPLEPAAVEEGLLPVLPTLTAHHRVVVASVADPALEALGTDLSSIEAVYDAAAAERTAELRRRTAQGLRTLGVTVVDEPPERLPVALTDHYLALKAQGLL
- a CDS encoding cation diffusion facilitator family transporter, which translates into the protein MFASSAGGPPPSSTASTRHPQPEDLTRFAWLSIAAALVTIGLKSSAWLMTGSVGLLSDAAESLVNLVAAVVALVALRVALRPPDANHHFGHSKAEYFSAAVEGLMIFIAAALILMTSVQRFLDPQPLENLGIGLAVSVLASVVNGTVAWILIRAGRKHRSIVLTADGRHLLTDVWTSVGVVAGVGLVWLTGWDRLDPIVAFAVGLNILVTGWNLIRSSTAGLMDVSLPKEDNDRIREILEGWTSEEVQFHAVRTRESGHRRFMEMHLLVPGEWTVKRGHDLSEDIIESLMEAYPDLRVSCHLEPIEDPRSYEDMGV